In Sorghum bicolor cultivar BTx623 chromosome 8, Sorghum_bicolor_NCBIv3, whole genome shotgun sequence, one genomic interval encodes:
- the LOC8063275 gene encoding ubiquitin carboxyl-terminal hydrolase 12 isoform X2, which yields MTMMTPPPLEQQEDDEMLVPHQELPVAGPEAAPQPMEVVAQTEPANTAESQPPEDPQTSRFTWTIESFSRLNTKKHYSDVFVVGGYKWRVLIFPKGNNVDHFSMYLDVADSGNLPYGWSRYAQFSLAVVNQIHPKYTIRKDTQHQFNARESDWGFTSFMPLSDLYDPSRGYLVNDTVVVEAEVAVRRMVDYWTYDSKKETGFVGLKNQGATCYMNSLLQTLYHTPYFRKAVYHMPTTENDMPSGSIPLALQSLFYKLQYSDNSVATKELTKSFGWDTYDSFMQHDVQELNRVLCEKLEDKMKGTVVEGTIEQLFEGHHINYIECINVDYKSSRKESFYDLQLDVKGCRDVYASFDKYVEVERLEGDNKYHAERYGLQDARKGVLFLDFPPVLQLQLKRFEYDYMRDTMVKINDRYEFPLQLDLDRDNGKYLSPDADRSIRNLYTLHSVLVHSGGVHGGHYYAFIRPTLSDQWYKFDDERVTKEDTKKALEEQYGGEEELPQINPGFNNTPFKFTKYSNAYMLVYIRESDKEKIMCNVDEKDIAEHLRIRLKKEQEEKEHKKKEKAEAHLYTIIKIARDEDLKEQIGKNIYFDLVDHEKVRSFRIQKQLPFTSFKEEVAKEFGIPVQFQRFWLWAKRQNHTYRPNRPLTPHEEAQSVGQLREVSNKAHNAELKLFLEVELGPELCPIRPPEKSKEDILLFFKLYNAEKEELRFVGRLFVKALGKPSEILTKLNEMAGFSPNEEIELYEEIKFEPNVMCEHIDKKLTFRSSQLEDGDIICFQKAPVPDGDTQVRYPDVPSFLEYVHNRQVVHFRSLDKPKEDDFSLELSKLHTYDDVVERVAHQLGLDDPSKIRLTSHNCYSQQPKPQPIRYRGVEHLLDMLVHYNQTSDILYYEVLDIPLPELQCLKTLKVAFHHATKDEVVVHSIRLPRNSTISDVITDLKTKVELSNPDAELRLLEVFYHKIYKIFPPHEKIENINDQYWTLRAEEIPEEEKNLGPHDRLIHVYHFMKDPNQNQQIQNFGDPFLMVIREGETSAEVMERIQRKLRVPDEEFSKWKLAFISMNRPEYLQDTDVVSARFQRRDVYGAWEQYLGLEHTDTTSKRSYTANQNRHTYEKPVKIYN from the exons ATGACTATGATGACGCCGCCCCCTCTCGAG cagcaggaggacgACGAGATGCTGGTGCCGCACCAGGAGCTCCCTGTTGCTGGTCCGGAAGCCGCCCCACAGCCGATGGAAG TTGTGGCGCAGACAGAGCCCGCCAACACAGCGGAGAGCCAGCCGCCCGAGGACCCGCAGACGTCACGCTTCACCTGGACGATCGAGAGCTTCAGCCGTCTTAACACTAAGAAGCACTACTCTGATGTGTTTGTCGTTGGAGGATACAAATG GCGTGTTCTAATTTTCCCCAAGGGGAACAATGTGGATCACTTCTCGATGTATTTGGATGTTGCAGATTCTGGGAACCTCCCATACGGGTGGAGCCGGTATGCTCAGTTCAGCTTGGCTGTTGTGAATCAGATCCACCCCAAGTATACAATTCGGAAag ATACCCAGCACCAATTTAATGCACGCGAGAGTGACTGGGGTTTCACATCATTTATGCCTTTGAGTGACCTATATGACCCAAGCAGGGGCTATCTTGTGAATGACACAGTTGTTGTAGAAGCTGAGGTTGCTGTCCGCAGAATGGTTGATTATTGGACTTATGACTCAAAAAAAGAAACAGGTTTTGTAGGTCTTAAGAATCAAGGTGCTACCTGTTATATGAACTCTCTCCTTCAAACTTTATACCATACACCATATTTTAGAAAG GCTGTATATCATATGCCAACAACTGAGAATGACATGCCATCTGGGAGTATCCCTTTAGCCCTGCAGAGCCTTTTTTACAAGCTCCAGTATAGTGACAACAGTGTAGCAACGAAAGAGTTGACCAAATCCTTTGGATGGGATACTTATGATTCTTTCATGCAACATGACGTGCAAGAACTCAACAGAGTTCTTTGTGAGAAACTGGAAGATAAGATGAAG GGAACTGTTGTGGAAGGAACAATTGAACAATTATTTGAAGGCCACCACATTAATTACATCGAGTGCATTAACGTGGACTATAAATCTAGCAGAAAAGAATCATTTTACG ATCTACAGCTTGATGTGAAAGGTTGTCGTGATGTTTATGCATCATTTGATAAGTATGTGGAAGTGGAGCGTCTAGAGGGTGATAACAAATACCATGCGGAGAGATATGGCTTACAG GATGCAAGGAAAGGTGTGCTCTTCCTTGATTTCCCTCCTGTTTTGCAGCTTCAACTGAAGCGTTTTGAATATGATTACATGCGAGATACAATGGTTAAG ATTAATGACCGCTATGAGTTCCCGCTTCAACTTGATCTTGATAGAGACAATGGAAAATATCTTTCTCCAGATGCAGATCGAAGTATTAGAAACCTCTATACGCTTCACAG TGTTCTTGTTCATAGTGGGGGAGTACATGGTGGTCACTACTATGCTTTCATTCGGCCGACACTCTCAGATCAGTG GTACAAATTCGATGATGAACGAGTTACAAAAGAAGACACTAAAAAGGCACTTGAAGAGCAGTATGGGGGTGAGGAAGAG TTGCCTCAAATAAACCCTGGTTTCAATAACACACCATTCAAATTCACAAAGTATTCGAACGCCTATATGCTTGTCTATATACGTGAGAGTGACAAGGAGAAAATAATGTGCAATGTTGATGAGAAGGATATCGCTGAGCATTTGCGG ATAAGGTTGAAGAAAGAACAAGAAGAGAAAGAGCacaagaagaaggagaaggctgaaGCTCATCTCTACACTATCATAAAG ATTGCTCGAGACGAGGATTTGAAGGAGCAAATTGGTAAGAATATATATTTTGACCTGGTGGACCATGAAAAAGTTCGCAGCTTCCGGATTCAGAAGCAGTTGCCTTTTACTTCATTCAAG GAGGAAGTTGCAAAGGAATTTGGCATCCCCGTACAGTTTCAGCGCTTCTGGTTGTGGGCTAAGAGGCAGAACCATACATACCGGCCGAATCGTCCATTGACCCCCCATGAGGAAGCACAATCA GTTGGTCAGCTTAGGGAAGTCTCAAATAAGGCACACAATGCTGAGCTGAAGTTGTTTCTGGAAGTTGAACTTGGACCA GAGTTATGTCCAATTCGTCCACCTGAGAAAAGCAAAGAAGACATACTTCTTTTCTTCAAGCTTTATAATGCTGAGAAGGAAGAGCTTCG TTTTGTCGGTAGGCTTTTTGTGAAGGCTCTGGGAAAGCCATCTGAAATATTGACAAAACTGAATGAAATGGCTGGATTTTCTCCAAATGAAGAAATTGAGCTATATGAG GAAATTAAGTTTGAGCCAAATGTGATGTGTGAACATATTGACAAGAAACTTACTTTCCGTTCTAGTCAG CTTGAAGATGGAGACATCATCTGTTTCCAAAAGGCTCCTGTTCCAGATGGTGATACACAAGTGCGCTATCCAGATGTTCCTTCATTCTTGGAGTATGTGCACAATAGGCAG GTTGTGCACTTTCGGTCTCTGGACAAACCAAAGGAGGATGATTTTTCTTTGGAATT GTCAAAGCTTCATACTTATGATGATGTTGTTGAGAGAGTTGCACATCAACTTGGGTTGGATGATCCCTCAAAGATTCGGCTTACATCTCACAATTGTTACTCTCAGCAACCTAAACCACAGCCCATTAGATATAGGGGAGTAGAACATCTACTGGATATGCTTGTTCATTATAATCAG ACTTCTGATATCTTGTATTATGAGGTTCTGGACATTCCACTGCCAGAATTGCAGTGTTTGAAAACACTTAAAGTTGCATTCCACCATGCAACAAAAGACGAG GTTGTCGTTCATAGCATAAGACTTCCAAGAAATAGCACTATCAGTGATGTGATTACTGATTTGAAAACCAAG GTTGAACTATCTAATCCTGATGCTGAGCTCCGCTTGCTTGAAGTATTTTACCATAAGATTTATAAG ATCTTTCCGCCTCATGAGAAGATAGAGAACATAAATGATCAGTACTGGACATTACGAGCTGAGGAG ATCCCAGAGGAAGAGAAGAATCTCGGTCCACATGATCGATTGATTCATGTTTACCATTTCATGAAAGACCCTAATCAGAACCAGCAGATTCAGAATTTCGGAGATCCTTTTTTGATGGTTATCCGTGAAGGTGAGACTTCTGCAGAGGTAATGGAGCGCATCCAGagaaaactcagagttcctgaTGAGGAGTTCTCCAAG TGGAAGCTTGCATTCATATCCATGAACCGGCCAGAGTACCTCCAGGACACTGATGTTGTATCAGCACGTTTTCAG AGGAGAGATGTATACGGTGCTTGGGAACAATACCTTGGCTTGGAGCACACTGATACAACATCGAAGAGGTCTTACACAGCCAATCAG AATCGGCACACCTATGAGAAGCCCGTGAAAATTTATAATTGA
- the LOC8063276 gene encoding uncharacterized protein At2g34160 encodes MQAVRPAAEGEEAQAQEQAVREEVAEVKREVAKAHEEEAAPEEKDVAVVGEEADAEAEAEAETEGEAEAEAEAGASAKKNRIQVSTNKKPLYFYVNLAKRYMQNYDEVELSALGMAIGTVVTVAEILKNNGLATEKKILTSTIGTKDESKGRLVRKAKIEILLCKSENFNSIMSSKKSDRPKSAEEEIKV; translated from the exons ATGCAGGCGGTGCGTCCGGCCGCGGAGGGGGAGGAGGCACAGGCACAGGAGCAGGCGGTGAGGGAGGAGGTGGCCGAGGTGAAGAGGGAGGTGGCGAAGGCgcacgaggaggaggcggcgcctGAGGAGAAAGACGTGGCGGTTGTCGGGGAGGAGGCTGACgccgaggcggaggcggaggcggagactgagggcgaggcggaggcggaggcggaggccggTGCGTCTGCCAAGAAGAACCGCATCCAGGTGTCCACCAACAAGAAGCCGCTCTATTTCTACGTCAATCTCGCCAAG AGGTACATGCAGAACTACGACGAGGTTGAACTCTCTGCTCTGGGGATGG CCATTGGTACCGTCGTGACTGTCGCCGAGATCCTCAAGAATAATGGCCTCGCCACTGAAAAGA AGATCCTGACATCAACCATCGGCACCAAAGACGAGTCCAAGGGCCGGCTTGTCCGTAAAGCCAAG ATTGAGATTCTGCTGTGCAAATCAGagaatttcaacagcatcatgtCTAGCAAGAAATCCGACCGCCCGAAATCCGCCGAGGAAGAGATCAAGGTGTGA
- the LOC8063275 gene encoding ubiquitin carboxyl-terminal hydrolase 12 isoform X1: protein MTMMTPPPLEQQQEDDEMLVPHQELPVAGPEAAPQPMEVVAQTEPANTAESQPPEDPQTSRFTWTIESFSRLNTKKHYSDVFVVGGYKWRVLIFPKGNNVDHFSMYLDVADSGNLPYGWSRYAQFSLAVVNQIHPKYTIRKDTQHQFNARESDWGFTSFMPLSDLYDPSRGYLVNDTVVVEAEVAVRRMVDYWTYDSKKETGFVGLKNQGATCYMNSLLQTLYHTPYFRKAVYHMPTTENDMPSGSIPLALQSLFYKLQYSDNSVATKELTKSFGWDTYDSFMQHDVQELNRVLCEKLEDKMKGTVVEGTIEQLFEGHHINYIECINVDYKSSRKESFYDLQLDVKGCRDVYASFDKYVEVERLEGDNKYHAERYGLQDARKGVLFLDFPPVLQLQLKRFEYDYMRDTMVKINDRYEFPLQLDLDRDNGKYLSPDADRSIRNLYTLHSVLVHSGGVHGGHYYAFIRPTLSDQWYKFDDERVTKEDTKKALEEQYGGEEELPQINPGFNNTPFKFTKYSNAYMLVYIRESDKEKIMCNVDEKDIAEHLRIRLKKEQEEKEHKKKEKAEAHLYTIIKIARDEDLKEQIGKNIYFDLVDHEKVRSFRIQKQLPFTSFKEEVAKEFGIPVQFQRFWLWAKRQNHTYRPNRPLTPHEEAQSVGQLREVSNKAHNAELKLFLEVELGPELCPIRPPEKSKEDILLFFKLYNAEKEELRFVGRLFVKALGKPSEILTKLNEMAGFSPNEEIELYEEIKFEPNVMCEHIDKKLTFRSSQLEDGDIICFQKAPVPDGDTQVRYPDVPSFLEYVHNRQVVHFRSLDKPKEDDFSLELSKLHTYDDVVERVAHQLGLDDPSKIRLTSHNCYSQQPKPQPIRYRGVEHLLDMLVHYNQTSDILYYEVLDIPLPELQCLKTLKVAFHHATKDEVVVHSIRLPRNSTISDVITDLKTKVELSNPDAELRLLEVFYHKIYKIFPPHEKIENINDQYWTLRAEEIPEEEKNLGPHDRLIHVYHFMKDPNQNQQIQNFGDPFLMVIREGETSAEVMERIQRKLRVPDEEFSKWKLAFISMNRPEYLQDTDVVSARFQRRDVYGAWEQYLGLEHTDTTSKRSYTANQNRHTYEKPVKIYN from the exons ATGACTATGATGACGCCGCCCCCTCTCGAG cagcagcaggaggacgACGAGATGCTGGTGCCGCACCAGGAGCTCCCTGTTGCTGGTCCGGAAGCCGCCCCACAGCCGATGGAAG TTGTGGCGCAGACAGAGCCCGCCAACACAGCGGAGAGCCAGCCGCCCGAGGACCCGCAGACGTCACGCTTCACCTGGACGATCGAGAGCTTCAGCCGTCTTAACACTAAGAAGCACTACTCTGATGTGTTTGTCGTTGGAGGATACAAATG GCGTGTTCTAATTTTCCCCAAGGGGAACAATGTGGATCACTTCTCGATGTATTTGGATGTTGCAGATTCTGGGAACCTCCCATACGGGTGGAGCCGGTATGCTCAGTTCAGCTTGGCTGTTGTGAATCAGATCCACCCCAAGTATACAATTCGGAAag ATACCCAGCACCAATTTAATGCACGCGAGAGTGACTGGGGTTTCACATCATTTATGCCTTTGAGTGACCTATATGACCCAAGCAGGGGCTATCTTGTGAATGACACAGTTGTTGTAGAAGCTGAGGTTGCTGTCCGCAGAATGGTTGATTATTGGACTTATGACTCAAAAAAAGAAACAGGTTTTGTAGGTCTTAAGAATCAAGGTGCTACCTGTTATATGAACTCTCTCCTTCAAACTTTATACCATACACCATATTTTAGAAAG GCTGTATATCATATGCCAACAACTGAGAATGACATGCCATCTGGGAGTATCCCTTTAGCCCTGCAGAGCCTTTTTTACAAGCTCCAGTATAGTGACAACAGTGTAGCAACGAAAGAGTTGACCAAATCCTTTGGATGGGATACTTATGATTCTTTCATGCAACATGACGTGCAAGAACTCAACAGAGTTCTTTGTGAGAAACTGGAAGATAAGATGAAG GGAACTGTTGTGGAAGGAACAATTGAACAATTATTTGAAGGCCACCACATTAATTACATCGAGTGCATTAACGTGGACTATAAATCTAGCAGAAAAGAATCATTTTACG ATCTACAGCTTGATGTGAAAGGTTGTCGTGATGTTTATGCATCATTTGATAAGTATGTGGAAGTGGAGCGTCTAGAGGGTGATAACAAATACCATGCGGAGAGATATGGCTTACAG GATGCAAGGAAAGGTGTGCTCTTCCTTGATTTCCCTCCTGTTTTGCAGCTTCAACTGAAGCGTTTTGAATATGATTACATGCGAGATACAATGGTTAAG ATTAATGACCGCTATGAGTTCCCGCTTCAACTTGATCTTGATAGAGACAATGGAAAATATCTTTCTCCAGATGCAGATCGAAGTATTAGAAACCTCTATACGCTTCACAG TGTTCTTGTTCATAGTGGGGGAGTACATGGTGGTCACTACTATGCTTTCATTCGGCCGACACTCTCAGATCAGTG GTACAAATTCGATGATGAACGAGTTACAAAAGAAGACACTAAAAAGGCACTTGAAGAGCAGTATGGGGGTGAGGAAGAG TTGCCTCAAATAAACCCTGGTTTCAATAACACACCATTCAAATTCACAAAGTATTCGAACGCCTATATGCTTGTCTATATACGTGAGAGTGACAAGGAGAAAATAATGTGCAATGTTGATGAGAAGGATATCGCTGAGCATTTGCGG ATAAGGTTGAAGAAAGAACAAGAAGAGAAAGAGCacaagaagaaggagaaggctgaaGCTCATCTCTACACTATCATAAAG ATTGCTCGAGACGAGGATTTGAAGGAGCAAATTGGTAAGAATATATATTTTGACCTGGTGGACCATGAAAAAGTTCGCAGCTTCCGGATTCAGAAGCAGTTGCCTTTTACTTCATTCAAG GAGGAAGTTGCAAAGGAATTTGGCATCCCCGTACAGTTTCAGCGCTTCTGGTTGTGGGCTAAGAGGCAGAACCATACATACCGGCCGAATCGTCCATTGACCCCCCATGAGGAAGCACAATCA GTTGGTCAGCTTAGGGAAGTCTCAAATAAGGCACACAATGCTGAGCTGAAGTTGTTTCTGGAAGTTGAACTTGGACCA GAGTTATGTCCAATTCGTCCACCTGAGAAAAGCAAAGAAGACATACTTCTTTTCTTCAAGCTTTATAATGCTGAGAAGGAAGAGCTTCG TTTTGTCGGTAGGCTTTTTGTGAAGGCTCTGGGAAAGCCATCTGAAATATTGACAAAACTGAATGAAATGGCTGGATTTTCTCCAAATGAAGAAATTGAGCTATATGAG GAAATTAAGTTTGAGCCAAATGTGATGTGTGAACATATTGACAAGAAACTTACTTTCCGTTCTAGTCAG CTTGAAGATGGAGACATCATCTGTTTCCAAAAGGCTCCTGTTCCAGATGGTGATACACAAGTGCGCTATCCAGATGTTCCTTCATTCTTGGAGTATGTGCACAATAGGCAG GTTGTGCACTTTCGGTCTCTGGACAAACCAAAGGAGGATGATTTTTCTTTGGAATT GTCAAAGCTTCATACTTATGATGATGTTGTTGAGAGAGTTGCACATCAACTTGGGTTGGATGATCCCTCAAAGATTCGGCTTACATCTCACAATTGTTACTCTCAGCAACCTAAACCACAGCCCATTAGATATAGGGGAGTAGAACATCTACTGGATATGCTTGTTCATTATAATCAG ACTTCTGATATCTTGTATTATGAGGTTCTGGACATTCCACTGCCAGAATTGCAGTGTTTGAAAACACTTAAAGTTGCATTCCACCATGCAACAAAAGACGAG GTTGTCGTTCATAGCATAAGACTTCCAAGAAATAGCACTATCAGTGATGTGATTACTGATTTGAAAACCAAG GTTGAACTATCTAATCCTGATGCTGAGCTCCGCTTGCTTGAAGTATTTTACCATAAGATTTATAAG ATCTTTCCGCCTCATGAGAAGATAGAGAACATAAATGATCAGTACTGGACATTACGAGCTGAGGAG ATCCCAGAGGAAGAGAAGAATCTCGGTCCACATGATCGATTGATTCATGTTTACCATTTCATGAAAGACCCTAATCAGAACCAGCAGATTCAGAATTTCGGAGATCCTTTTTTGATGGTTATCCGTGAAGGTGAGACTTCTGCAGAGGTAATGGAGCGCATCCAGagaaaactcagagttcctgaTGAGGAGTTCTCCAAG TGGAAGCTTGCATTCATATCCATGAACCGGCCAGAGTACCTCCAGGACACTGATGTTGTATCAGCACGTTTTCAG AGGAGAGATGTATACGGTGCTTGGGAACAATACCTTGGCTTGGAGCACACTGATACAACATCGAAGAGGTCTTACACAGCCAATCAG AATCGGCACACCTATGAGAAGCCCGTGAAAATTTATAATTGA